The Zingiber officinale cultivar Zhangliang chromosome 9A, Zo_v1.1, whole genome shotgun sequence genome window below encodes:
- the LOC122019423 gene encoding curculin-2-like — protein sequence MATLVLLSAALLLGLLLPSSMANNILYAGDTLYSDYSLTEGSYTFTMQDDCNLVLDESRLEVWSSNTTGQGTACHVKLYTDGNLVIYNSNDKPINWSSDTAGKEDKYILVVHRDGHVVIYEPIWTRPNRNTANYKGVVTVKRGHSDTSITAADNNILYAGDTLNTSQSLTQGSHTFIMQSDCNLVLDDGQNQALWTSATNGLGDNCFANLQTDGNLVIHNDKNEAVWSTNTAGKEDKYILVLHRDGHIMIYKPIWTRPNNDDNSTNRKIAMVTNN from the coding sequence ATGGCTACTCTTGTCCTGCTCTCTGCTGCTCTCCTCCTCGGCCTTCTCCTGCCTTCCTCCATGGCCAACAACATTCTCTATGCTGGCGACACGCTGTACAGTGACTATTCCCTCACGGAAGGGAGCTATACCTTCACCATGCAGGACGACTGCAACCTGGTGCTGGACGAGAGCCGCCTGGAGGTGTGGTCCTCCAACACCACGGGGCAAGGTACCGCCTGCCACGTCAAATTGTACACCGACGGCAACCTCGTCATCTACAACAGCAACGACAAGCCTATTAATTGGTCGAGCGACACCGCCGGCAAGGAGGACAAGTACATCCTCGTCGTGCATCGCGACGGCCACGTCGTCATCTACGAACCTATATGGACCCGCCCCAACAGAAACACCGCCAATTACAAAGGCGTCGTGACCGTCAAAAGGGGCCACAGCGATACTAGCATCACGGCGGCGGATAACAATATTCTCTATGCCGGCGACACGCTGAACACCAGCCAATCCCTCACCCAAGGGAGCCATACCTTCATCATGCAGTCCGACTGCAACCTGGTGCTGGACGACGGCCAGAACCAGGCACTGTGGACCTCTGCCACCAACGGCCTAGGCGACAACTGCTTCGCAAACCTGCAGACCGACGGCAACCTCGTCATCCACAACGACAAAAACGAGGCTGTCTGGTCGACCAACACCGCCGGCAAGGAGGACAAGTACATCCTCGTCCTGCATCGCGACGGCCACATCATGATCTACAAACCTATATGGACCCGCCCCAACAACGATGACAATTCCACGAACAGGAAGATCGCCATGGTGACTAATAATTAG